The bacterium genome segment TCTTCGCTGACCTCGATCCATCGGATGGTGGCGAAGTCCGAGTCTTACAGTCAGGAACGAAATTCCGTGTGACCTGGGTGGATGTTCCGGAATTTGGCACGAACAACCTTAATACAATTCAGGTGACACTGTATAAACGTGGGCACATTCAGATCGTGTATGGTTCGCAGGTCGATGGGGACGATGCAGTGATCGGGATTTCACCTGGAAATACCGGACCGGGAAGTGCGCTTTTTGTCGACTATTCAACTGTAAATCCGACGCCCAACATTGGTGACGCCGTGATCGAACGATTCGCGTCCAGGAAAGACCTGGATTATGTTGGAATTATCCAGGAATTCCACTCAACTCATCCTGGAATTTTCGAGCTGATTACCATCTTTACGGACCGTTTTTGGCTTTCGGGAACAGGAGCCTTCGCATTTTTCTCAGCAGTCAAGAATCAGGATGAAGGAATTGGCCGGGGTATTTTCGATTTTTCAAAGTTTTTCGGGAGCGACAAGCTGGAAGGATTCCTGATGATGGACAACATCAATAAATATCCCGTTGATGTTCATCAGAATTTTCTCGGCACCAATAACACGCTGGACATCATGGGCCAGGAAATGGGGCACCGCTGGTTGGCCTTCCCGCGAGCGGTGATTGGAGGTGTTACTTCGACAGAGATTCTGGGTCGTGACGAATCACACTGGAGCTGGTTCCTGGACAGCGACGCTTCTGATATGGAAGGAAACAACTGGCAGGATAATGGCAACAATTCATTTACTTCGATTGAGGCGACCGAACGCTACAGCGCGCTGGATCGTTATATCATGGGTCTGATCCCTCCATCTGCTGTGCCTCCCTTCTTTGTTCTGCGTGGAGGCGGTAACCCAGCAGCCGCACCTGAAGAAGGGATCACAATTACTGCATCAAGAGTGAACGTCACGGTGGACGACATTATCGCTGCTGAAGGGCCGCGAGATCCAACAAGCGCAAACGCAAAAAAGAAATGGAGAGTAGCCTTCATTTTCTTTGTCGATTCGGGAAATACTCCAGATCCAGCGTTAATTGCGCGGGTAGATGAAATTCGAAGAGCATGGAAGCCCTATTTCAAGTCCGCCACCGGCGGCAAAGGGAAAGTCATCACGAAATTGCCGTAATTACTTTTTCTTTGCATCTTTGCGTCTTTGTGTTGATTCCTCGAGCCTTTTTTTGATATCGGCTTCGAAACCGCGATCGGTGGGATCATAATATTTCGAGCCTGCCAGTGATTCCGGCAAACAACTCATATCCGTGATGCCGTCTTCATAATCGTGCGCGTACTGGTATCCTTTGCCGTAGCCCAGCTCCTTCATCAAAGAAGTTGGAGCGTTTCGAATGTGTAGAGGAACAGGTTCGTTCGGTTTTTCCTGCACTGCTTGTGCTGCACGCGCATAGCCTTCATAGAGGGCGTTACTTTTGGGCGCCGTCGCAAGATAAACAACCGCCTGAGCAAGAGCTGTGTTTGCTTCCGGCATTCCGATGAAGTGAGTAGCCTGCTGCGCCGCAACAGCAACCGCGAGAGCCTGGGGATCGGCCATTCCTACGTCTTCGCTTGCAAAGCGGATGAGCCGCCGTGCGATGTAGAGCGGATCTTCTCCCGCTTCCAGCATTCGGGCCAGCCAGTAAAGACTTGCATCCGGGTCGCTATTGCGCAGACTCTTATGGAGAGCGGAGATCACATTGTAGTGCTCTTCCCCCTTCTTGTCATAAAGAAGCATTTTGCGCTGCAGCGCCTCCTCAAGCTCGGAAGCGGAGATCTCCTTTTTGCCCGCGGAGATCGCAAGATCGGATGCAATTTCCAGCAGGTTTAAGGCAGTGCGCGCGTCCCCATCGGACATCCGGAGAAGCACATCCATACTGCTTTCCTCGAGCTTTAATCCGGTTTCTCCCAGCCCCTCTTTCTTGTCCGTCAAAGCCCGATCTACGATTGTTCGCAAATTCTCCACACTCAACTGGTGTAGTACGATAACCTTAATACGTGATAGTAAGGCTGAGTTTATTTCGAAGGAAGGATTTTCGGTGGTGGCGCCCAGAAGAATAATGTCCCCCCGTTCTACGTAAGGCAAGAAGGCGTCCTGTTGCGCTTTGT includes the following:
- a CDS encoding replication-associated recombination protein A — encoded protein: MKEPTTPSLFAKPARKAAPGPLADRMRPQTFHEFVGQEELTGPERILRRMAESKQLRSMIFWGPPGVGKTTLARLLAKSAEAHFITYSAVTSGIKEIKTVMIEAEQQRKYYGRQTILFIDEIHRFNKAQQDAFLPYVERGDIILLGATTENPSFEINSALLSRIKVIVLHQLSVENLRTIVDRALTDKKEGLGETGLKLEESSMDVLLRMSDGDARTALNLLEIASDLAISAGKKEISASELEEALQRKMLLYDKKGEEHYNVISALHKSLRNSDPDASLYWLARMLEAGEDPLYIARRLIRFASEDVGMADPQALAVAVAAQQATHFIGMPEANTALAQAVVYLATAPKSNALYEGYARAAQAVQEKPNEPVPLHIRNAPTSLMKELGYGKGYQYAHDYEDGITDMSCLPESLAGSKYYDPTDRGFEADIKKRLEESTQRRKDAKKK